aaccgacaaggcgagggcaaaaggctttttttgtttaccatccggcgagcgcaaacgcttcctgcacacttggtatttgcgccgtctcgcatcgtcgcgttgctacttcccaAACGACATTATTAataccagttactgactgaccgagcaaaatcgcgcctcaaaaacttctccgcagggcgcgatcgaagttttccgcggatttcctctggtagcgcgttatctgtcgtctgccacggcaggcccgacgtaggcggcgccactgtcgatatcgcgccttgATCGCGCCGGCTGCGCCGAGCGTGACAGTGGAACGGaagaggagggaagtggttggcgctactttttatatataggggttttaatgACGCCCCGATTTAttcatcttcgtctaatgcttggtcgacctaaagcccctatatttataaaagtagcgccatccacttccctcctcctccgttccactatcgcgctcggcgcgaccagcgcgatcgaggcgcaaTATCGACAgtgcgccgcctgcgtcgggcctgccgtggcagacgacagctaacgcgctaccagaggaaatccgaggaaaacttcgatcgcgccctgcggagacgtttttgaggcgcgattttgcttcgtcagtcagtaactggtcttaataatgccgttttggaagtagcaacgcgacgatgcgagacggcgcaaatatcaagtgtgcagcaagcgtttgcgcacgccggatggtaaacaaaaaaagccttttgccctcgccttgtcggttgcggcaacttaaggcgcagcagcatgccatcacaacgaagttcttgtccctaacacgtttgatccgtttgtgcgtactgcactttcgtcgcacaggcccgagaatggcagtcggagcgcgctggaaagaaaaaaaatatacaaaagcgcgacgcgaacttccacgtgacacggattggccaatgggggagcggaggaggctggggcgacaggaggcggctaagagagggcgaggaggaagcgccggggtgagcgcggtggcggcaagatctaagaatggcgctacttttataaatataggggctttaggtcgACCTGGTTTCGGCGTCTTctgttcgttgcacgcctgatcaagcttctctgtcttatctttcccatcttcacacttgggacgacaaccgaagcagacgaccaagcgcgatgacttgtgatatcgctgagcgagtggcaagggtgagcggaggcaagctcgacggacgcacgatggcgaccacttcccgcgcttcgcccgatttaaaattcacaaaaagaaaaataagaaaaataacttaggatgtccggcaacctctaggagcgcgcatgtttcttgaaaccgaaactagctttactttccgggggctggtTTAACGACGACCGcatgactacgacgacgacacgAGAAGAGTATGAGGTCAATGAGATGAAGACGATGGCGAGaagacgacagcatgacgagagtcggacgACGAAGCTGGAGTGATCGATGACGACAGAATTACGACCACGATAGAatcacgacgacggcatgacaacgaatgcatggcgacgactgtatgacgacgatggggtgacggcgacgacatgagaaaactgtgtgacgacgatgcaacgaccacgacgtaCTCAAGACTACAAGCACATACCTCGTACCGCAGCTATAAGACAGTGTGAGCCACTGGGTCAGCGTAGAAGGTGTGACGACGATGTTACGACGAGAATCAGTTTACGAATCTCGAATGACGACGATGTAACGAGCACCGTGCACAGTATCACGACCGAGAGCACATACCTATGGGGATCAAAGCTATAGCAGACCACTTGGGCCACTCGGTCcgcgtaagaggatagataggCAGGCAGGCTCAAAACGTCTGAaataggcaaataatgctaatcgtattaaagGTTAATTAACCATTCTTACTTAATTAGCGAAGGGACTGCGACTGCTGCTCGACCATCTAGTGTCCGCCATGCCGAAAAATGAAGAAAGCATCATACCATCGATTAAATCCTATTTTTCGAAGACAAAGTCTTCTTTGCTAACTTCATGCGGGTTTGGCGTACCTATTATCTGGTTATCCATGCATATAATCTCTTTGCAAAAGGGGCAATTTTGTTACTTTAAGATGTCGTAGCATGTCGCTAAATGTATCAAAAAttttgggaggacgcttaagcttcgcttttaagagtggaacgcgatagcattcaaagatccctgactgctactcatggttcccgacgactgcagcttatgcaataatggttactggcaaacactggcggcgaacgctatgcacgtaggcgagctttctggtggaaacgcggcctcttgcgtgggccgatcccgtagACTGCTCTATCTCTGGGATTGGCCTACCTGGcctctcaataaaaaaaaaaaaaaaaaaaaatccaaagtGATGACCAAGCTCCAATTATTTCGTTAAATCGGGAACTTCGTAAAATCGAGAAAAGGATTTTCCGAAATCTACAATTGTAACATAGCGACACCCAAAAGCTACCGCAACATTTTATTTGCCGCTAACCCGCGATGCAGGCTAGGTAGACGGTCACGTGAAGCTATGACAGGCTGCCGACACGCCGTGACTAGGGCGCCTAGATGTTTCGACCCGACAGCGTTAGACCGCATGCTCGAAGAAAAACCCGTCTGTCAAAATTGGAAAGAAATCGCCGCTTTTTTACTCATTTCaggaaaaacttcgttaaatcagGTTTGGTGGCCATTAGTTTCGTTAATTCGGGTTGATGACAACATTGAACCCCGAGTACCTGCGGGGAATGGAACTTTCttcgtgtgtgtgtatgtacacACACAAAACTAACAAAACCTGACTTTACGAAGTTCCAGAtataacgcgcgcgcgcgcgtgtgtacacacacacacacacacacacacacacacacacacacacacacacacacgtaggcgttccagttaattttgtgcttcaatgcaaaaagcaacgttttgttaagaacctaactggaacgccaatgcatttctctgcaaagttccgaaattaatatctcgaaactggtgtcatcccgagaattcattccaagtagatccgccttgcgaactccacggctacaatttgtaaattgcaatatgggccatcaggtaattagttaaaaacctaattagtgaatttgggtcaattattagattatgcatttcaatttcttatgcaagtagtgtccgcctcttcgagtagaccagctcatggactagaattgtgctatctgccacaggcaacctttaatttttgaaagtgttcgctgaaacaccctgtatatgaacgagaagaaaggaaaccatGGGGCCCGATCTTTATATTCAGTTTTGGCTTCTTAGGGTTTGACTATATGCATATTATATAACCCGGCGAGATACTGACCGATCAACCGACAGACACGAAACAGTCAGAATAAGGGTTGATCGCCATCGTTTGCATGTCGTCGCTCCCTCATTTCGGCGGAGACACCATGCGCCACTGTCTTCCATGCACGgacaataatgatgatgataataataataaaaacgaaaataaaagCTGCCGCGACTCCTGTCCACCTCTCACTCCCTATTGCTCCTTCGTAAACTGTAGCTAATGTTTCTTTTCGTGGCGACGAACGTCGCAGACATACGATGCCAGCAGCATTCAGGAACAGTTCGTGTCGAGATTCCTGGTGAGAGAGACGGTGTTTCAACTCTCCAAGCTGACCGCAGCGCTGGATGCCTCCCAGAAAAGGCTACAGGAAGAAGGCATCCCGCTCATCGACGGAAGTGACAGCAGCGACGATGACGGCGAGGCTCTACGCAGTCCCACCACCAGCTGGTTAGCAAGCTCGGatgcttttttcttttgtttatttcgcAGTCAGCTGCAGGAGGCAGGCACGAGCGACCAGTGCACAGGGCTAAAGCAACACAGGTCTCGCTCACTACAAAAGAGCGACTGAATGGAAATATCAAACACATTGCTAAACTGTACAATTCAGTCTTCAGAGAGAGACTTCATGGCATGTAGCGCAAGCGGCAAAGGTAGCGAAGTGAGCAGCATCTATATTCCTTGCATGTCGCTACGGTCGCTGACCTCATAAGCGTTAGGCTGAAAGCGCATCGGCTGCACATGAAACGGCAATATCATATATTAGCGATATCTTCTTTTTCGACTCGGCAACATGCACACTAAGGGTTATATTGGAAAAACCTTTCCTTGCCGCCAAGAAAGTGGCGGCAAAAGCGAGAAACTCGGGTGTCCCATCGTATGCACTGCCCTcgtttgcaccctttgggacTTATCGTGTCCTCAAACAGTAACCGCCATCTATCTTGCAAGCATTTCCTTAATGCTGCACGCCCGGGATTTCCAGGTCATGAACGGTATGCACGTTATCAGCATGACATaacattcttgacaggaaagtagcgggCACAGTTTCAAAAAAATAAACGCAAATCAGATTATTACTGTTTAAGGTCAAGGTCCTATACAATTATCTGAATTTTTAAAATGACAAATTCGCCATATCTCGCAAACCTGGTAAAAAATAGTTTACAGGATTTATGGTCATGCGTTTTCTCAAACAAATATTCTTGATGTCGGCACAGTGGAGATAAGTGGGATTTTGTCGTATGTGCGCGATATACAACAAATAGCCAGTAATTGTATAGTTTCAAGTAGCGAAGCTATACCAGGGCTTTGAAAGGCACCGTACAGTGGAGGGATCTGGGGCGgaattctgtaagagtccaattagtggactgtccatttcggctgtcgctgattggctgctgcttcacatgcaggaaggtgccagctagtctccttcctgcacgtgaagcagcagccaatcagcgaccgccgaaatggacaatccactaattggactcttacagaataccgcccctggtctcgagtgttcttgcatttaaTAGGAATGTGGCTACAGCTGCCCAGGAAGCACTAACAAAATTCACTGGTTTTGAAATTGGTGACTGCCACTGAAATGCACTTTTTTCCCCATAAGTGCCTCGGACAGCACTTCGTTATATTGGAACTGTGCTCAAAAAATTTCCATAGGGTCATGTCCAAATGACTTACAAGAGCATTCACATCATCCTGAAATAAATGAAACCTAGGAATTTTGGATAGCGCTTTCACAATATACTCATTCTTGCAAGATATGTATCAGCTGTAATATCAAAATTCCACCACACAATGCATGCCATAGGCTGTTCGAGCTTTTTGAGAAACTTAAGCACTCAGGGGGGAAAAAATTCTCTTTAGTTAAATGTAATGAATACAAATTTTGAGACAAGGCTAGGTAACTTCTTGCAGGAGCTGTTAGGAAACTCAAGCAACATCAAATATACAAATTCCATTGTATAGCACCTGCAACCAAACACATCTGATGCAACACGTTCAACAAAGTCATTCTTTCCCCTGAACTTAAGTACTGGAAACGAGACACCTGGACAACACTTGTAGTCGCTCAAGTGTGAATACCAGTGGCATGGCTAACATTCCATGTAttgcacgcacacaacacacatcACTACCGCTTTGACGCTGTACAttgggaaaaaaaaattgctgtttAAATATAGAGTACACTCCTGAAGCGCATGGGGAGTTCAAAGATTTAACACTGTACTCTTGTACCGTTTGCCCAATGAGCGTTCTCTTCAAAAGCAACAATTAATATGCAAGTTTTGTGTATAACTTTTATTAAACAAGCGGCTGTACATGTGCAACAGCAATTTTCAGGCTGCAGTTGGTCCCAAAAGCCTCCAGGTGTACAAGCCTTGCCCTAGTCGCCTCCTCCCTGTCAGACTACGAAAACAGGTGGTGACACAAACATCACTTCATTTAGAAGGTATGATATTGCACTTTCTTTGAGAGAAAGCCTGCAATCTAGGCCCATATATTATTCGACTCAAATCTCTCCATTTCTATTTTCAGAATCCAGTCATGACTTGAATGCTCAAATCAAGAAGTTGGCGGCAATTGTAGAAAAGCTTGCAAACCAGGTTGACAGGTTCTCTCGTACATACGCTGCCTAAACAGCAGCACAGAAGCAGCAGAGCACCATCATGCAAAAGCTGTACAGTAAATGCTAGGTCACTCGCATTCTTGAGCTAGGCACATAGTATGACAGCTGATTTCGTAGTCAACATAAAATTTTAAAGCTAACACTATTGCTTTTCTTGTTCCATAACATTATGCAATGCCTGCTGTTCAATGAAACAGGTGTAGGCAAAAAGACCATTAAAAAGTAAATAAGACCTTAGCCTCATGAGATTCATGACCAAAGAATTCCTGTCAGCTGCATAAATGTAATTAAAAAAGGCATTTCAGTGCTTTCTTGTCAAAGCTGCAAGATAAATTACATGAGAAAATATGGGCTTGGTATGGACTTTTTTCAGCCCAAATTTCAAAAGCCACAGGAAGACGAACTGGACATCACAGAGGAAAGCTTGGTAAGCCAAAAGTCACCAGCTCTCCGACAATGTAACAATGCCTAATAAAGGCAACTGTGTAGAACACTACATAACAACCACTTCAGTCTTGTTCATGTATCACAGGATTAAGAGACGCGATATGTCCCCTCTGCAATGTTCACAGTTATTCCTAGTGCAGCAAACAATGCCAGTGGAGGAAGGGCAGTTGGACAACTACAAGGAGTCACTGAAAACTTATGCTGAAAAGACGGCCGCCTGTGCTGGATGTCTCTTGTAAGGCAATTCGTGTCACAGCTGTTTATTGTCTGGCAAAATGAAACTTTTTTTTCAGCACATCTGTTCGCTTCTACAAGGACATAATCACATATGCAGTTTATGAAGTATGGGAGAGCGAAGATACATGGAACAAGTAAGAGGCTTCATTCAATATGTCATTGAACAGCATTCCTGAGTGCTTTGGGAATCATTTTACAGGAAGATTTTACAGGAGTCAACAATGGCATAGAAATATAGCTATTCAGATGCATAATATCTCCCAACTGTATCTTGTGCAAGCTCTTTTCATCTGTTGTAACTTTATTTCACATTTTAGGCACTTGCGGTCGCACATATACAAGACACTGCAGCATCAAAACATTGAGTGCTTGCGAAAGCCTGAATTCCTCAACACAATGGAAATACCAGGTAAGTACAGAAACCACTCTATGAAAGAACAGTAACACAATTATGAATACTGCAGGATCGTGGTGGAAAATGGGATCAGAAATTTGACATTCCACATCTTCAGACAGCACAAGTGCCCGCATTCAAGCAAACTCAGCCTTTCAAGGACCACACCTTTGCACACTGAAATAAAGTAGATATGTCAGTGCACAGTGATGCATATCTGTCTTATTTCTGACATTTACAATCTGAGACCAAATGAACAATAGCCACATGATAGCTACAATTAAGAGAGCAAAGTGAATGGAAATCATTGGGCCTCCTAAAGCATCAGCACTAACCCTATTTTTAATATGATAGAACCAAAGCAATTCATAGCAAAATAAAAATTCAATCTATTGCCATAAAAATGAAGATTTCATGAGAAAATGAAAATATCAAAATAAGACCCAAAAATTGTGGTGCACAATTAATTTCCACCATTTAAACACCATTTGGTACTTGGCACTGCTAAAGTGCAGAGATCCACTTTTAACACAAATGTTAAACTGCTTCACACAAAGCATCTTCACTCACAGTTTCACGAAACCATCTATTAGCAATGTGGGATGTGCAGCAAGCACTGTTTTTGAGAAAAAAGGCTTAACAAACAGGGTACCACTTTTAGGCAGCGGGGCAAGCTAGAAATCACAGCAAAGCCAAAGAGCCAAGGTTAAGACAGTAACTCCTCACTCAAATTGTCTGACTCGCACCCATTCTCCTAAATGCAGGCATTTTTGTACTGCAGAAACACCCAGAGAGTGATTCTGCTGATCAAGTTACAAATATTGTTAAAAAAGACTGTTGGTTGATATTTTGGCCTACATATGCCTATGCAAAATGAAAGGATTAGGCCTTCTCTAATGTGTGATTAAAGTTCAGTGTAACAAAGCTTTGCAACTAAACACCTAACAGTCACTCGAGACCTGAGCTGGACAGCCAAACCAGGCATGATGCATTATGCGCTACAGGACAAGGCATCATTGCGAAACTGGCAGCAATGCTGAGTTCCCTGTGCAGCCCAGCCGCTTGAGCAAAACAATGTACACAGCAGCAATGAGTCAAGCTCACTTTGCCCAGCAGCCTGTCAAAGCATGGACGGCACCATAGATGCTGGGCCCTGGAAGGTCTGTGGCTGCAGGTGACCCCTGGGAG
The DNA window shown above is from Dermacentor silvarum isolate Dsil-2018 chromosome 1, BIME_Dsil_1.4, whole genome shotgun sequence and carries:
- the LOC119461982 gene encoding N-terminal EF-hand calcium-binding protein 1 isoform X1, with protein sequence MVDISSPFLNLQKGTSVLLNVLNRADTNGDGVLAKEEFLNFFWDAILTEDELCELFDEINIHRTGFIDAGELSAFVWQHMGKFPGLLAALEDLSVAVRKGLQQMEKTYDASSIQEQFVSRFLVRETVFQLSKLTAALDASQKRLQEEGIPLIDGSDSSDDDGEALRSPTTSCNFQAAVGPKSLQVYKPCPSRLLPVRLRKQVVTQTSLHLEESSHDLNAQIKKLAAIVEKLANQPKFQKPQEDELDITEESLLFLVQQTMPVEEGQLDNYKESLKTYAEKTAACAGCLFTSVRFYKDIITYAVYEVWESEDTWNKHLRSHIYKTLQHQNIECLRKPEFLNTMEIPGKYRNHSMKEQ
- the LOC119461982 gene encoding N-terminal EF-hand calcium-binding protein 1 isoform X2, which gives rise to MVDISSPFLNLQKGTSVLLNVLNRADTNGDGVLAKEEFLNFFWDAILTEDELCELFDEINIHRTGFIDAGELSAFVWQHMGKFPGLLAALEDLSVAVRKGLQQMEKTYDASSIQEQFVSRFLVRETVFQLSKLTAALDASQKRLQEEGIPLIDGSDSSDDDGEALRSPTTSCNFQAAVGPKSLQVYKPCPSRLLPVRLRKQVVTQTSLHLEESSHDLNAQIKKLAAIVEKLANQPKFQKPQEDELDITEESLLFLVQQTMPVEEGQLDNYKESLKTYAEKTAACAGCLFTSVRFYKDIITYAVYEVWESEDTWNKHLRSHIYKTLQHQNIECLRKPEFLNTMEIPGSWWKMGSEI